A single Pedobacter sp. PACM 27299 DNA region contains:
- a CDS encoding cytochrome-c peroxidase: protein MKKFNVLFVLFLGYLLLAFSFKNVDPEEFLKSLRAQYEQDPSKWPAPEIDSGIVWKELAAMNYPPAPIKDSILLKKIQLGKILFFDPRLSTSGQISCSSCHDPELSWTDGKKFAIGHDHQQGLRNTPSIQNLAANQVFLWDGRRQSLAEQAKDAMLNPKEMHTDLKKLPAKLNRIKGYKVYFDEAFGEKQQRNEQQILESIAAFVGNISSRNTRFDNFMMGRKRALSDQQVWGLHLFRTKARCMNCHNGAMFTDGDFHNLGFSNYGAENQDLGKYTISHDREDVGKFKTPSLRDVMRTSPWFHDGRFNEIEALLNMYVSGMKQPRPKAGQLNDPLFPKTSPHLKPLKINLEERAAIISFLTAISSAPLDFKRPELPQ, encoded by the coding sequence ATGAAGAAGTTTAATGTATTATTTGTGCTGTTTTTGGGATATCTCTTGCTGGCATTTTCTTTTAAAAATGTTGATCCGGAAGAGTTTTTGAAAAGCTTAAGAGCACAATATGAGCAGGATCCATCGAAATGGCCTGCTCCGGAAATAGATTCTGGAATCGTTTGGAAGGAACTGGCTGCCATGAATTACCCTCCCGCTCCAATAAAAGATAGCATCCTGCTAAAAAAGATTCAGTTGGGCAAAATACTGTTCTTTGATCCAAGATTGAGTACTTCTGGGCAGATTTCCTGTTCCAGCTGTCATGACCCTGAGTTAAGCTGGACGGATGGGAAGAAATTTGCCATCGGGCATGACCATCAGCAGGGGCTAAGAAATACTCCTTCTATCCAGAATCTGGCGGCAAATCAGGTTTTCCTATGGGATGGCCGCAGGCAATCCCTGGCAGAACAGGCAAAAGATGCCATGCTCAATCCCAAAGAAATGCACACCGACCTTAAGAAACTCCCTGCTAAACTCAATCGCATTAAGGGGTATAAAGTTTATTTCGATGAGGCGTTTGGCGAAAAACAACAGCGAAATGAGCAGCAAATCCTGGAAAGCATTGCAGCTTTTGTAGGAAATATCAGCAGTAGAAACACGCGATTTGATAATTTTATGATGGGTAGGAAAAGGGCTTTATCAGACCAGCAGGTCTGGGGATTACACCTCTTCAGAACTAAAGCACGCTGTATGAATTGCCATAATGGGGCGATGTTTACAGATGGAGATTTTCATAATCTGGGCTTCAGTAATTATGGGGCTGAAAATCAAGACCTGGGCAAGTACACGATCAGCCATGATCGGGAAGATGTGGGGAAGTTTAAAACCCCTTCTTTAAGAGATGTAATGCGCACCAGCCCATGGTTTCATGATGGACGTTTCAATGAAATAGAAGCCTTGCTGAACATGTACGTATCTGGTATGAAGCAGCCCAGACCAAAAGCAGGACAGCTAAACGACCCCTTGTTCCCCAAAACATCTCCACATTTGAAACCTTTGAAAATCAACCTGGAAGAGCGGGCAGCCATCATTTCATTTTTAACGGCCATTAGTTCTGCACCACTTGATTTCAAACGACCGGAATTACCCCAGTAG
- a CDS encoding DUF2625 domain-containing protein, giving the protein MKSILKSALIIGLTFFSLTSSAQQKMQSLEQLLNTTDPAWPLVQKWLDSAKNKVQVLECDSVLAKTALYQAQVSTYATLGAVIYHTGGIMIDSGWLRILGSGSAKLSRSVPEWNKGKSIKEYGEQPDFTLVADDAIGGFFAINYGAFGSDIKSVYYLAPNSLKWESLGLGYTEFLRFCLDGDLSDFYKGLRWSTWDQFIANLDGNKSYSFRPYLWTEAGMDIEKVSRKLVPTEDLYRFNITKQKEVNPAGVIEKH; this is encoded by the coding sequence ATGAAAAGCATTCTAAAATCCGCCCTCATCATCGGTCTGACTTTTTTTTCTTTGACCAGTTCTGCACAGCAAAAAATGCAAAGCCTGGAACAGCTTCTCAACACAACCGATCCTGCATGGCCATTGGTTCAGAAATGGCTGGATTCTGCAAAGAATAAAGTTCAGGTATTGGAATGTGATTCAGTACTCGCTAAAACTGCCTTATACCAGGCGCAGGTATCCACTTATGCAACTTTAGGCGCAGTGATTTACCATACCGGAGGAATTATGATCGACAGTGGCTGGCTGAGGATTTTAGGATCAGGCAGCGCCAAACTGAGCCGCTCTGTACCGGAATGGAATAAAGGGAAAAGTATTAAAGAATATGGTGAGCAGCCTGATTTCACCTTGGTTGCAGATGATGCGATCGGTGGTTTCTTTGCCATCAATTATGGTGCTTTTGGTTCGGATATAAAAAGTGTCTATTACTTAGCGCCTAACAGTCTGAAATGGGAATCTTTAGGTTTAGGTTACACCGAATTTCTTCGTTTTTGCCTGGATGGTGATCTTTCTGATTTTTATAAAGGTTTAAGGTGGTCTACTTGGGATCAATTTATTGCCAACCTCGATGGCAATAAATCTTATAGTTTCAGACCCTACTTATGGACCGAAGCAGGGATGGATATTGAAAAAGTGTCGAGAAAACTCGTTCCTACAGAAGACCTTTATAGATTTAACATTACGAAACAAAAGGAAGTTAACCCGGCAGGGGTAATTGAAAAACATTAA
- a CDS encoding ABC1 kinase family protein, translating to MMVNQKKKLKRTVSLVKILAKYGFGELLNYTNNDSSNEYASLTVYERIRMTLEELGPTYVKFGQAFSIREDLLPKEMIVELQKLQDNVEAKPIAVRELLAEDLNIDPGLYFSHIDELPFASASISQVYKATLVTGEDVILKIKRPGIREIVTSDMLIMKDIAKVLISYSEVFRRINLVEVLEAFEKSIFHELSFVNELDNIERFSRNFKGHRSIYLAKVFPELSNDNILCMEFIQGAKITDKQALIEMGLKPVQIAENGLDLYLIQVLEHGFFHADPHPGNLIVLQSGQIAFIDFGSMGSMMPIEKEMLEDFISHFMAQDARRLIMTLKRMALRFNVSDEHQLERDIHGFFTLLEGASLQEMDIKEVLTKFSAILNQNEILMPDHLYLLVRGIVLIEGIGRALVPDLNIVESLRPYILKIALRKLSPDEMKKNALNLLRTLTEAMKTMPEEFQSVLSKLNNGELKVIQEVPQLEPSRKMIGSLMNRLVMALLMAALVVGSAILIAADRPPKFHDIPVPAVFGLILSFALSLCIFVPMIFKKK from the coding sequence ATGATGGTAAATCAGAAGAAAAAACTCAAAAGAACCGTTTCATTAGTCAAAATTCTCGCGAAATATGGATTTGGCGAATTGTTGAATTATACAAATAATGACAGCAGCAATGAGTATGCTTCCTTAACGGTTTATGAGCGGATTCGGATGACTTTAGAAGAGCTTGGTCCAACTTACGTGAAATTCGGACAAGCCTTCAGTATCAGGGAAGATCTTTTACCAAAAGAAATGATTGTTGAACTGCAGAAATTGCAGGACAATGTAGAGGCAAAGCCGATCGCTGTAAGGGAGTTATTAGCGGAAGATCTGAATATCGATCCCGGGCTTTATTTTTCTCATATTGACGAACTGCCTTTTGCTTCCGCTTCTATCTCACAAGTCTATAAAGCCACTTTGGTTACTGGGGAAGATGTTATTTTGAAAATCAAACGTCCAGGGATCCGGGAAATCGTGACTTCAGACATGCTGATCATGAAAGACATTGCCAAAGTACTGATCAGTTACAGTGAAGTATTCCGCAGGATTAACCTGGTAGAAGTACTGGAAGCCTTTGAAAAATCTATTTTTCATGAGCTTTCTTTTGTAAACGAGCTGGATAATATAGAGCGCTTTTCCAGGAACTTTAAAGGACATCGATCGATTTATCTGGCCAAGGTGTTTCCAGAGCTCTCCAATGATAACATCCTATGTATGGAATTTATTCAGGGCGCTAAAATCACAGACAAGCAGGCTTTAATTGAAATGGGACTGAAACCTGTTCAGATTGCTGAAAATGGTTTGGATTTATACCTGATCCAGGTCTTAGAACATGGCTTTTTTCATGCTGATCCGCATCCTGGAAATTTGATCGTCTTGCAAAGTGGACAGATTGCCTTTATTGATTTCGGTTCTATGGGTAGTATGATGCCGATTGAAAAAGAAATGCTGGAAGATTTTATTTCGCATTTTATGGCGCAGGATGCCAGAAGACTAATCATGACGCTGAAAAGAATGGCATTGCGTTTTAATGTAAGTGATGAGCATCAGCTGGAACGCGATATCCACGGTTTTTTTACACTGCTGGAAGGGGCTTCACTCCAGGAAATGGACATCAAAGAAGTGCTCACGAAATTCTCTGCGATCTTGAATCAAAATGAAATCCTGATGCCCGACCATCTTTATCTGCTGGTTCGTGGGATTGTGCTCATTGAAGGAATAGGCAGGGCATTGGTGCCGGATTTGAATATTGTAGAAAGCCTGCGGCCGTATATTTTGAAAATCGCCTTGCGAAAACTCAGTCCGGATGAAATGAAAAAGAATGCCTTAAACCTATTGAGGACGCTTACGGAGGCGATGAAAACCATGCCGGAAGAATTCCAATCTGTATTGAGCAAACTGAATAACGGGGAGTTGAAGGTGATTCAGGAAGTCCCTCAGTTGGAGCCCAGCAGGAAAATGATCGGCAGCTTAATGAATAGACTGGTAATGGCATTGCTGATGGCTGCTTTAGTCGTCGGTTCTGCGATTTTGATTGCTGCCGACCGGCCACCAAAATTTCATGATATTCCAGTCCCTGCGGTGTTTGGATTAATACTCAGTTTCGCCCTCTCGCTCTGCATTTTTGTTCCCATGATTTTTAAGAAAAAATAG
- a CDS encoding DUF4876 domain-containing protein has product MKKNITLYNTGHKINLYNITKVFFLSFLLLGFGACRKELITQLKPVDITIMVDFDPAAAALNLPIAGLEVRLKSLETGVETILKTNEKGAVVFPGISSGSYDFMVSRKFNPAEYKQLTGIEEKKEVVYNAGTSNFSIKTNTGAYTIPMTLKRGIMGDWVIKQLYYAGSDLYDGASLRDNFFEIYNNTDQLLYADKLCMMFVYGRLSTTYRLPDLLQPNGQFDWTKSVGTEPAPANANEDYLYAQAIYQFPGKGTDYPVQPGHGLVVARSAINHQKPFTNKNGKVYEVKNPSLTVDLSNADFEVITAPYLAPGESGSLIDIPTPGKTSLDVIQKFGANMMMDNIGRIAYALFRTEEDMTKWPKYTEVKETTIEGKTLYTRVPKKYIIDAVETQPSTPGRRIPKKLSMELDAGFGFVPGSSYSSQALIRRVEKVENGRRILMDTNNSSVDFEWIQPAIPGGFKN; this is encoded by the coding sequence ATGAAAAAAAACATTACCCTTTATAATACCGGCCATAAAATAAATCTCTATAACATAACCAAAGTGTTTTTTCTCAGTTTTTTGCTGCTGGGTTTTGGCGCTTGCCGTAAAGAACTCATTACCCAGCTGAAGCCTGTGGACATTACCATTATGGTAGATTTTGACCCTGCCGCTGCGGCTTTAAACCTCCCTATAGCTGGACTGGAAGTGCGATTGAAAAGCCTGGAAACAGGTGTGGAAACTATTTTGAAAACAAATGAAAAGGGAGCGGTTGTTTTTCCTGGGATCAGCTCAGGCAGCTATGATTTTATGGTCAGCCGTAAATTTAATCCTGCAGAATATAAACAGCTGACGGGTATTGAAGAAAAGAAAGAAGTGGTGTACAATGCCGGAACCAGTAATTTCAGCATTAAAACAAATACTGGTGCTTATACCATTCCAATGACGCTCAAACGAGGGATAATGGGCGATTGGGTCATCAAGCAATTGTATTATGCAGGTTCTGATCTTTACGATGGAGCCTCATTGAGAGATAATTTCTTTGAGATTTACAACAATACTGATCAGCTTTTATATGCCGATAAGCTGTGTATGATGTTTGTTTATGGGCGTTTATCGACTACCTACAGATTACCAGATTTATTGCAGCCTAATGGACAGTTCGACTGGACAAAATCAGTAGGCACGGAGCCTGCACCAGCAAATGCCAATGAAGATTACCTGTATGCACAGGCGATTTACCAATTCCCTGGTAAGGGAACCGATTACCCTGTTCAACCCGGACATGGGCTGGTAGTAGCTAGAAGTGCCATCAACCACCAAAAACCATTTACCAATAAAAATGGAAAAGTCTATGAGGTTAAAAATCCATCACTTACCGTAGACCTCAGTAATGCTGATTTTGAAGTCATCACTGCACCTTATCTGGCACCTGGAGAGAGCGGGTCATTAATCGATATTCCTACGCCAGGAAAAACCAGTTTGGATGTGATCCAGAAATTCGGCGCCAATATGATGATGGACAATATCGGCCGCATCGCTTATGCCTTATTCCGCACAGAAGAAGACATGACCAAATGGCCTAAATATACTGAGGTAAAAGAAACCACAATTGAAGGAAAAACTTTGTATACCCGTGTCCCTAAAAAGTACATCATTGATGCAGTAGAAACACAGCCAAGTACGCCCGGAAGACGAATCCCTAAGAAACTGAGTATGGAATTAGACGCTGGTTTTGGCTTCGTTCCGGGAAGTTCTTACAGCTCTCAGGCACTCATCCGCAGGGTAGAAAAAGTAGAAAACGGACGTCGGATATTGATGGATACCAACAACTCGTCTGTAGATTTTGAATGGATACAACCTGCTATTCCAGGAGGTTTTAAGAACTAA
- a CDS encoding DUF6850 family outer membrane beta-barrel protein has translation MRFINSNLYFMLILCLAFSAGAQDSVSVWEIKRSIAAQQDYELTTSSGLFLLQSPIKRTSFSILTYEGFGGGFKAAQEGRKNSRVSFESEGIRTIKKLKLWGSFSYQFEQNDSIRFSHRLNNADPAPFYYGSQKAVHYSRTDYQIKTLATLPIVAGISAGLGLDYGMGDHYSTNDPRAALKHFRLIAKPELIYNKAEFAIGLNGTYGYGQNEYQVDYRNKEYYESASYPEYLNYLVNGYGMIRDALDFSDRVFVINRKWKGAGLQSQAQLFGGTLKASLAYLLREEDFERGNSSGKYASRENYGTFDLHKWDAMLKYNNDSWAATLTWQKQEGKEYNIRLGGNNYLYHTEKADFNLINTRMLQQKKFELGLLLSVKNENQVDGNYEIKRDRSMAGLGVMAGREWINNSLNNLTTKFSLAYHVPFQLDFRYNPEKLTSFITQVVLPDAAMDKQGYTTLNAAAFYRRKAKAFNWQFGLEGEYLQAEKASAISELTKYLPGHQAYHFRLSAALFF, from the coding sequence ATGCGCTTTATTAATAGTAATTTATATTTTATGCTGATCCTTTGTCTGGCTTTTTCTGCTGGCGCACAGGACTCTGTGAGTGTTTGGGAAATCAAACGTAGCATTGCTGCTCAGCAGGATTATGAGCTAACCACCAGCTCAGGTTTATTTCTTTTGCAAAGTCCGATCAAACGGACTTCCTTTTCCATACTAACCTATGAAGGTTTTGGCGGTGGTTTTAAAGCCGCTCAGGAAGGCAGGAAAAACAGTCGGGTTAGCTTTGAGTCGGAAGGGATCAGAACGATAAAAAAACTGAAATTATGGGGCAGTTTCTCTTATCAGTTTGAACAAAATGACAGCATCCGTTTTAGTCACCGGCTGAACAATGCAGATCCTGCACCTTTCTATTATGGATCACAGAAAGCAGTGCATTATAGTCGGACAGATTACCAGATTAAAACACTGGCCACCTTGCCAATTGTAGCGGGTATTTCTGCCGGATTAGGCCTGGATTATGGCATGGGTGATCATTATAGCACCAACGATCCAAGAGCTGCACTCAAGCATTTTCGCCTAATTGCAAAGCCAGAACTGATTTACAACAAGGCCGAATTTGCCATCGGTTTAAATGGAACTTATGGTTACGGCCAAAACGAGTACCAGGTAGATTATCGGAATAAGGAATATTACGAGTCTGCTTCTTATCCGGAATACCTGAACTATTTGGTCAATGGTTATGGGATGATCCGGGATGCCCTGGATTTCTCTGACCGTGTGTTTGTGATCAATAGGAAATGGAAAGGGGCGGGGCTGCAAAGCCAGGCTCAACTATTCGGAGGAACTTTAAAAGCATCGCTTGCTTACCTGCTTCGGGAAGAAGATTTTGAACGTGGAAACTCTTCCGGTAAATATGCCAGCAGAGAAAATTATGGAACATTCGACCTCCATAAATGGGATGCAATGTTGAAATACAACAACGATTCCTGGGCGGCCACCTTGACCTGGCAAAAACAAGAAGGGAAGGAGTACAATATTAGATTAGGAGGAAATAACTACCTGTATCATACCGAAAAAGCAGATTTCAACCTGATCAACACCAGGATGCTGCAGCAGAAAAAGTTTGAATTGGGACTGCTGTTATCTGTGAAAAATGAAAATCAGGTAGATGGAAATTATGAGATCAAGCGCGACCGTTCGATGGCCGGATTGGGTGTAATGGCGGGCAGGGAATGGATTAACAACTCATTAAATAACCTGACTACAAAGTTTTCATTGGCTTATCATGTTCCTTTTCAACTGGATTTCCGGTACAACCCGGAAAAGCTGACCAGCTTTATCACACAAGTCGTATTGCCCGATGCAGCAATGGATAAACAAGGATATACGACGCTAAATGCTGCCGCTTTTTACAGAAGAAAAGCGAAGGCTTTCAATTGGCAATTTGGTCTGGAAGGGGAGTATCTGCAGGCAGAGAAGGCAAGCGCGATCTCAGAATTGACAAAATACCTACCCGGTCATCAAGCCTACCATTTCCGATTGTCGGCGGCCTTGTTCTTTTAA
- a CDS encoding amidohydrolase translates to MKKRYYLQLLVSALLFSCQSKTTGDQGDAIYFGGPILTMEDTAPTAEALVVKDGKILFTGKKVEADKYVGDKTELHDLQGKTLMPGFIDAHGHLTSRAGMESAIDLGAAPYGTVNSIPDMQATIKKYIKDHPMPPNTPLLGNGYDDALMVEHTNPTLEEMDAISDTHPILALHASGHVSVVNSAMLRFLGIAETVKDPPGGHYGRDRKTGKLNGKLEENANFMALNKLVTMMPVPKVKPGEESMAIQNLMKAQDEWLKYGQTTICDGRTMGESIPLLKEAAAKKLLIADVVYFPDYDMYKDKIDDFKPEYMKYTDHLKLGGFKFSLDGSPQGKTAWLTIPYLVPPVGASKDYKGFPAFTDEFVYNGLKKVFQHGFTAQLHVNGDAAIDQALGAFKKLKEEGVYKPEMRATLIHVQNSRPDHIQKIKDTGVLPSYFSTHVYIWGDWHYTSVFGPERSQFLSPANSARKAGISFTIHHDSPVTPPDLLTGVYAAVNRRTQSGRILGPDEKITPLEALKAITINAAYQYQEEDRKGSLKAGKLADLVILDQDPTTIDPLKIKDIKVTETIKEGKSVYKQKI, encoded by the coding sequence ATGAAGAAAAGATACTATTTACAACTGCTGGTCTCTGCGCTTCTTTTCAGCTGTCAGAGTAAAACGACAGGTGATCAAGGTGATGCCATTTATTTTGGCGGTCCAATTTTAACAATGGAGGATACAGCACCTACTGCAGAAGCCCTGGTAGTTAAAGACGGGAAAATCTTATTCACTGGAAAAAAGGTAGAAGCCGACAAATATGTAGGAGATAAAACCGAACTTCATGACCTCCAGGGCAAAACACTAATGCCTGGTTTTATAGATGCGCATGGCCACCTGACTTCCAGAGCAGGTATGGAATCCGCGATAGACCTGGGTGCTGCACCTTATGGAACGGTAAATTCAATTCCAGACATGCAGGCAACCATCAAAAAATATATTAAAGACCATCCGATGCCGCCAAATACCCCACTATTGGGCAATGGTTATGACGATGCCTTAATGGTAGAGCATACCAATCCAACTTTGGAGGAAATGGATGCCATTTCTGATACACACCCAATATTAGCTTTACATGCTTCAGGCCACGTCAGTGTGGTTAATTCAGCCATGCTTAGATTTTTGGGCATTGCTGAAACCGTCAAAGATCCTCCGGGCGGACATTATGGCCGTGATAGAAAAACCGGAAAACTGAATGGTAAATTAGAAGAGAATGCCAACTTTATGGCTTTAAATAAGCTGGTAACGATGATGCCGGTACCCAAAGTAAAACCCGGAGAAGAATCCATGGCCATTCAAAACCTGATGAAAGCGCAGGATGAATGGTTAAAATATGGACAAACCACGATCTGCGACGGTAGAACGATGGGCGAAAGCATTCCACTTTTAAAAGAAGCCGCAGCAAAAAAATTACTGATTGCCGATGTGGTTTATTTCCCGGATTACGATATGTACAAGGATAAAATCGATGATTTTAAACCGGAATACATGAAGTATACGGATCATTTAAAATTAGGTGGCTTTAAATTTTCTTTAGATGGTTCTCCGCAAGGAAAAACAGCCTGGTTAACCATTCCTTACCTGGTTCCTCCTGTGGGTGCCAGTAAAGACTATAAAGGATTCCCTGCCTTTACCGATGAATTTGTGTACAATGGCCTGAAAAAAGTTTTCCAGCATGGCTTTACCGCACAATTGCATGTTAATGGTGATGCGGCTATCGATCAAGCCCTTGGTGCCTTTAAAAAATTAAAGGAAGAAGGGGTTTACAAACCTGAAATGCGCGCTACCTTAATCCATGTGCAAAACAGCAGGCCAGATCATATTCAGAAGATTAAAGATACAGGGGTATTGCCTTCTTATTTCTCTACGCATGTCTACATTTGGGGAGATTGGCATTATACCAGCGTTTTTGGCCCGGAAAGAAGCCAATTCTTAAGTCCGGCAAATTCTGCCAGAAAAGCAGGAATCAGTTTCACTATTCATCATGATTCACCAGTTACGCCTCCTGATTTGCTGACCGGCGTATACGCTGCTGTAAACAGAAGAACACAGTCGGGAAGAATCTTAGGTCCGGATGAAAAGATCACCCCACTGGAAGCTTTAAAAGCAATCACGATCAATGCCGCTTATCAATATCAGGAAGAAGACCGTAAAGGCTCACTGAAAGCAGGTAAACTTGCCGATTTAGTGATTCTTGATCAAGATCCGACTACAATAGATCCTTTGAAAATAAAGGACATTAAAGTTACGGAAACGATTAAAGAAGGAAAATCAGTTTACAAGCAGAAAATATAA
- a CDS encoding DUF4260 domain-containing protein gives MSKKMNLNIQVEEAAITALAIYFLSQHTLGLSWWIWILLFFSPDISMIGYLLGTKIGAVTYNLFHHRAIALIVIAIGVFSKQELWTSIGILLFAHSSFDRMLGYGLKYRDSFKHTHLGTM, from the coding sequence ATGAGTAAAAAAATGAACCTCAATATTCAAGTGGAAGAAGCAGCAATTACTGCCCTGGCCATTTATTTTCTTTCTCAGCATACGCTTGGGCTTTCCTGGTGGATCTGGATACTGTTATTCTTTAGTCCGGATATTTCGATGATCGGTTATTTATTAGGTACAAAAATAGGTGCGGTTACTTATAATCTTTTTCACCATCGGGCGATTGCCTTGATTGTAATAGCTATAGGAGTTTTCAGTAAACAGGAACTATGGACCAGTATTGGTATCCTATTGTTTGCACATTCGTCGTTCGACCGGATGCTGGGCTATGGACTAAAATACAGAGATTCTTTTAAACATACGCACCTCGGGACGATGTAA
- a CDS encoding Crp/Fnr family transcriptional regulator, with amino-acid sequence MTELENHLHHYFSIGQHDCQKLAALFQEEKLAKGEFFLKVQQQSNRLSFIAHGLLRLFVALPDKEVTQWIASSGNFVTDLSGFLFRNPSRWNIQALTEVTLYTISHDQYLTLGELIPKWNEFEKLFIGKCFVTLENRMFQQISLSAEERYQLLFEHHRELFHQVPLQYLASMMGMTPETLSRIRGKKTS; translated from the coding sequence ATGACGGAACTCGAAAACCACCTGCATCATTATTTCAGCATCGGACAGCACGATTGTCAGAAGTTAGCTGCGCTGTTCCAGGAAGAAAAACTAGCCAAAGGAGAATTTTTCCTAAAAGTCCAGCAGCAAAGCAATAGGCTGAGCTTTATCGCGCATGGTCTTTTGAGGCTGTTTGTCGCCCTGCCGGATAAAGAAGTGACCCAATGGATCGCCAGCAGTGGAAATTTTGTGACTGATCTTTCGGGATTTCTATTCCGAAATCCAAGCAGATGGAACATTCAGGCGCTTACTGAAGTCACTTTATACACCATCAGCCATGATCAGTATTTAACACTTGGCGAATTGATCCCGAAATGGAACGAGTTTGAAAAGCTGTTCATTGGGAAGTGTTTTGTCACGCTGGAAAACAGGATGTTCCAGCAGATTTCTTTATCCGCAGAAGAACGTTACCAGCTGTTATTTGAACACCACCGAGAATTGTTCCACCAGGTGCCGCTGCAATACCTGGCTTCCATGATGGGCATGACACCCGAAACCTTAAGCCGCATCCGTGGAAAAAAAACTTCTTGA
- a CDS encoding VOC family protein, producing the protein MATAKNPFGWTEIYVEDMARAQKFYETVLAVKLEAMPMPAGIDIEKDCEDAYEMVSFPGDMAAPGTSGALVKSSMFKPGFGGTLVYFSCEDCAEEISRVISAGGKVLNDKMSIGAYGFCGVCMDLEGNAIGFHSMK; encoded by the coding sequence ATGGCAACAGCAAAAAATCCTTTTGGATGGACAGAAATTTACGTGGAAGATATGGCAAGGGCTCAGAAATTCTACGAAACAGTATTGGCAGTAAAATTAGAAGCGATGCCTATGCCAGCAGGTATCGACATAGAAAAAGATTGCGAAGATGCTTATGAAATGGTGTCTTTTCCGGGGGATATGGCCGCTCCTGGAACCAGTGGTGCATTGGTTAAGTCGAGCATGTTTAAACCAGGTTTCGGTGGAACACTGGTTTATTTCAGCTGTGAAGATTGTGCCGAAGAAATTTCAAGGGTAATCTCCGCTGGAGGAAAAGTGTTGAACGATAAAATGTCGATCGGAGCGTATGGATTCTGTGGCGTTTGCATGGATTTAGAAGGCAATGCCATCGGGTTCCATTCTATGAAATAA
- a CDS encoding sigma-70 family RNA polymerase sigma factor gives MKGKVIELEDVKKLFDQHYTALCEIAYRIVSDRDLAEDIVQEFFYEIWKKKTAIRLEGVFYHYASRAVRNAAISHHRNKKVQLTVVTDQMEEDLPEESGYDHGIDDHVKQIYAIAELMPGKRRKIFLLNNNENLKYADIALMLGISINTVKTQIKLAYQFIREYHKAP, from the coding sequence ATGAAGGGGAAAGTTATCGAACTGGAGGATGTCAAAAAGTTGTTTGATCAACACTATACTGCTTTATGTGAAATAGCTTACCGTATTGTGTCCGACCGCGATTTGGCGGAGGATATTGTGCAGGAATTTTTCTATGAAATATGGAAGAAGAAAACCGCCATCAGGCTGGAAGGTGTTTTTTATCACTATGCTTCGAGAGCGGTAAGAAATGCCGCGATCAGCCACCACAGAAATAAAAAAGTGCAGCTCACTGTAGTGACGGATCAGATGGAAGAAGACCTGCCGGAAGAAAGCGGTTACGACCATGGCATAGATGACCATGTGAAACAGATTTATGCCATCGCGGAGCTGATGCCAGGCAAGCGCAGGAAAATATTTCTGTTGAACAATAATGAAAACCTGAAATATGCCGACATCGCATTGATGCTTGGGATCTCTATCAATACTGTGAAGACCCAGATAAAACTGGCCTACCAGTTTATCCGGGAGTATCATAAGGCACCTTAG
- a CDS encoding HdeD family acid-resistance protein, with protein METQVLGNIRKTVKYWYLLGLLGLALILVGIWVFMTPLQSYITLSMLFAVTFLFTGVMELVYAISNRKSLDNWGWSLAGGIVDFLIGIMLVANPQISLLVLPFYVGFAILFRSIMAIGWSIELKKQHVLSWGSLLGIGIIGLIFSFIMLWNPIFAGMTIVFYTAASFIVIGIFQVYLSLRLRKLKD; from the coding sequence ATGGAAACACAAGTTTTAGGAAACATCAGAAAGACGGTTAAATATTGGTATTTACTGGGCTTATTAGGCTTAGCCCTAATTTTAGTAGGCATTTGGGTGTTTATGACACCTCTTCAGTCGTACATCACCCTCTCTATGTTGTTCGCGGTTACTTTTCTTTTTACCGGAGTCATGGAATTGGTGTATGCGATTTCTAATCGAAAGTCGCTGGACAACTGGGGCTGGTCACTGGCCGGTGGTATTGTCGATTTCCTAATTGGTATCATGCTGGTCGCAAATCCACAGATTTCTTTATTAGTACTTCCATTTTATGTTGGTTTTGCAATTCTATTCCGCTCAATTATGGCGATAGGATGGTCGATAGAACTCAAAAAACAGCATGTGCTAAGCTGGGGCAGTTTGTTGGGGATAGGGATCATTGGTTTGATCTTTTCTTTCATCATGCTTTGGAACCCGATTTTTGCAGGGATGACCATTGTTTTTTATACTGCCGCCTCATTTATTGTGATTGGTATATTTCAGGTTTACCTTTCATTAAGGTTAAGAAAACTTAAAGATTAA